From one Alicyclobacillus acidocaldarius subsp. acidocaldarius Tc-4-1 genomic stretch:
- the dnaB gene encoding replicative DNA helicase: protein MAAEETLWRDREVEAALRMPPHNLEAEQAVLGAMLISPDAVVEALEILEADDFYRSAHQAIYRAIREVYEAGDPVDIITVASRLRTYGDVLDSVGGPEYLADLAAMMPTALHVVHYAEIVREKALLRRIIAAGTRIAEAAYEPDASAMEVLADAERLVLELSQHQRTRDFTHISDVLQTTFERIEQLYESDGNITGVPTGYSDLDRMTSGFQKSDLIIVAARPSVGKTAFALNIAQNVAVRAGLPVAIFSLEMSKDQLVQRMLCAEAFIDGHKLRNGTLDDEDWPKLSMGVTTLSNSPIYIDDTPGITVPEMRSKLRRLKLEHGLGFVVIDYLQLIHGRRVAGENRQQEISDISRSLKQLARELEVPILALAQLSRSVEQRQDKRPMLSDIRESGSIEQDADVVAFLYRDDYYNPDTENPNVVEVIIAKQRNGPTGKIELVFLKNFNKFVNLERVHAEP, encoded by the coding sequence ATGGCGGCAGAGGAGACGCTGTGGCGCGACAGGGAGGTCGAAGCAGCCCTTCGCATGCCGCCTCACAACCTAGAGGCGGAGCAGGCCGTGCTCGGCGCCATGCTCATTTCGCCTGATGCGGTCGTCGAGGCGCTGGAGATTCTCGAGGCGGACGACTTCTATCGATCCGCCCACCAGGCCATCTACCGCGCGATCCGCGAGGTGTACGAGGCGGGAGATCCGGTCGACATTATCACTGTCGCGTCGCGGCTGCGCACGTACGGCGACGTCCTCGACTCGGTCGGCGGGCCCGAGTACCTGGCCGATCTCGCCGCGATGATGCCCACTGCGCTTCACGTCGTGCACTACGCCGAGATCGTGCGCGAGAAGGCGTTGCTCAGGCGCATCATCGCCGCGGGTACGCGCATCGCGGAGGCGGCGTATGAGCCGGACGCGTCTGCGATGGAGGTGCTGGCGGATGCGGAGCGTCTGGTGCTCGAGCTCAGCCAGCACCAGCGGACGCGGGACTTCACCCACATCTCCGACGTGCTGCAGACGACGTTCGAGCGGATCGAGCAGCTGTACGAGAGCGACGGCAACATCACCGGCGTGCCCACCGGCTACAGCGACCTCGACCGGATGACCAGCGGCTTTCAGAAGTCGGATCTCATCATCGTTGCGGCGCGCCCTTCGGTGGGGAAGACGGCGTTTGCCCTCAATATCGCGCAAAACGTTGCCGTCCGGGCCGGACTGCCGGTCGCCATCTTCTCGCTCGAGATGTCGAAGGATCAGCTTGTGCAGCGCATGCTCTGCGCGGAGGCGTTCATCGATGGCCACAAGCTGCGCAATGGCACTCTCGACGACGAAGATTGGCCGAAGCTGTCCATGGGCGTGACCACGCTCAGCAATTCGCCCATCTACATTGACGACACGCCGGGCATCACCGTGCCCGAGATGCGAAGCAAGCTCAGGCGCCTCAAGCTGGAGCACGGGCTCGGGTTTGTCGTGATCGACTACCTGCAGCTCATCCACGGGCGGCGGGTGGCGGGAGAGAACCGCCAGCAGGAGATTTCTGACATCTCGCGTTCGCTCAAGCAGTTGGCGCGCGAGCTCGAGGTGCCGATCCTTGCCCTGGCCCAGCTCAGCCGCTCTGTGGAGCAGCGCCAGGACAAGCGCCCGATGCTGTCGGACATCCGCGAATCGGGATCCATCGAGCAGGACGCGGACGTGGTGGCCTTTCTGTACCGCGATGACTACTACAACCCTGACACGGAGAATCCGAACGTCGTCGAAGTCATCATCGCCAAGCAGCGCAACGGGCCGACGGGAAAAATCGAGCTCGTGTTCCTGAAGAACTTCAACAAGTTCGTGAATCTCGAACGTGTACACGCGGAGCCATGA
- the rplI gene encoding 50S ribosomal protein L9 — protein sequence MKVILLQDVKGQGKQGEIKEVSEGYARNFLFPRKLAEEATPQALKALEEKRRKEERLKAQELADAKALAERLDNLKVTIRSQVGKDGRLFGAITTKHIADALKEQGFEVDKRKIALPDPIKSLGGHKVTIKLHPEVHVQILVYVEAE from the coding sequence GTGAAGGTCATCCTGCTTCAAGACGTGAAAGGACAGGGCAAACAGGGCGAAATCAAGGAAGTGAGCGAAGGATACGCGAGAAACTTCTTGTTTCCTCGCAAGCTGGCCGAGGAGGCCACGCCGCAGGCGCTGAAGGCCCTAGAAGAAAAGCGGCGCAAGGAAGAGCGATTGAAGGCGCAGGAACTGGCGGACGCCAAGGCGCTCGCGGAGCGCCTCGACAATCTGAAGGTTACCATTCGCTCGCAGGTGGGAAAGGACGGCCGCCTATTTGGCGCCATCACGACGAAACACATCGCCGATGCCCTCAAGGAGCAAGGGTTTGAGGTCGACAAGCGGAAAATCGCGCTGCCGGATCCCATCAAGTCGCTCGGGGGGCACAAAGTGACCATCAAGCTCCACCCCGAGGTGCACGTGCAGATCCTGGTCTACGTGGAAGCGGAGTGA
- a CDS encoding MazG-like family protein, with amino-acid sequence MQDFLSDLWKWNEAESRASGGMAVAESIEDVLMKRLRAVEHEQIDLLQQVVDVMRHAHTGNHAMFVESLAQVVGTAYVMAHELGIPPDRLDREVVVALEGMPFDPESHRHQAAQDVVQYLKARW; translated from the coding sequence ATGCAGGACTTCCTGTCTGACCTGTGGAAGTGGAATGAAGCCGAATCGCGGGCGTCTGGGGGAATGGCCGTGGCTGAGAGCATCGAAGACGTGCTGATGAAGCGCCTTCGCGCCGTCGAGCACGAACAGATCGATCTTCTGCAACAGGTCGTGGACGTGATGCGCCACGCCCATACGGGGAATCACGCGATGTTCGTCGAATCCCTGGCGCAGGTCGTCGGGACCGCCTATGTGATGGCCCATGAGCTTGGCATTCCGCCCGATCGGCTCGATCGGGAGGTCGTTGTCGCGCTCGAGGGGATGCCGTTCGATCCGGAGAGCCATCGCCACCAGGCTGCGCAGGACGTCGTCCAGTATCTGAAGGCTCGGTGGTAG
- the rpsR gene encoding 30S ribosomal protein S18, with protein MPRKGRGGKRRKVCQYCVDKIDYADYKDVARLSKFLTERGKILPRRITGNCARHQRQVTVAIKRARQVALLPYTTE; from the coding sequence ATGCCACGCAAGGGACGCGGCGGCAAGCGCCGTAAGGTGTGCCAGTACTGCGTTGACAAGATCGATTACGCGGACTACAAGGACGTGGCCCGCCTCAGCAAGTTTCTTACAGAGCGGGGCAAAATCTTGCCACGCCGTATCACGGGCAACTGCGCGCGCCATCAGCGCCAGGTGACGGTTGCCATCAAACGGGCGCGTCAGGTTGCGCTCCTGCCGTACACCACGGAGTGA
- a CDS encoding single-stranded DNA-binding protein yields MLNRVILIGRLTADPELRYTNNGTAVASFTLAVDRMRSGPNGERQTDFINVVVWQKQAEIVAQYLQKGRLAAVDGRLQIRSYDNRDGQRVRVAEVVAETVRFLDRGPDQAQGSGYSAAGAQTRQQRPTPSSAPPFEDDPFADDSQLIDISEDDLPF; encoded by the coding sequence ATGCTGAACCGAGTCATTCTGATCGGCCGCCTGACGGCGGATCCGGAGTTACGATACACCAACAACGGGACGGCCGTCGCGTCGTTCACGCTTGCCGTGGACCGCATGCGCTCCGGCCCGAACGGTGAGCGCCAGACCGATTTCATCAACGTCGTGGTGTGGCAGAAGCAGGCCGAGATCGTGGCGCAATATCTCCAGAAGGGAAGACTCGCGGCGGTCGACGGCAGGCTGCAGATCCGGAGCTACGATAATCGCGACGGGCAGCGCGTACGCGTAGCCGAAGTGGTTGCTGAAACGGTAAGGTTTCTGGACCGGGGTCCGGATCAGGCTCAGGGATCGGGTTACAGTGCGGCCGGCGCACAAACTCGGCAGCAACGGCCGACGCCTTCGTCGGCGCCTCCGTTTGAAGACGATCCGTTCGCGGATGACAGTCAGTTGATCGATATCTCTGAAGACGATCTTCCGTTTTGA
- the rpsF gene encoding 30S ribosomal protein S6, giving the protein MRQYETMYIVNPSLEAEQTAEVIQRYQSIVTDKGGQIDELQEIGKRRLAYEIDGHREGYYVLMKFTCDTETPKELERLMRIDDNVIRYLTVRVGE; this is encoded by the coding sequence ATGCGCCAGTACGAGACGATGTACATCGTGAATCCCTCGCTGGAAGCTGAGCAGACCGCAGAGGTGATTCAGCGATACCAGTCCATTGTCACTGACAAGGGCGGTCAAATCGACGAACTTCAGGAGATTGGGAAGCGCCGTTTGGCGTACGAGATCGACGGCCACCGTGAGGGTTACTATGTGCTCATGAAGTTCACGTGCGACACGGAAACGCCGAAAGAGCTCGAGCGCCTCATGCGCATCGACGACAACGTGATTCGTTATTTGACGGTCCGCGTCGGTGAGTGA
- the ychF gene encoding redox-regulated ATPase YchF: protein MSLQAGIVGLPNVGKSTLFNAITKAGAEAANYPFCTIDPNVGVVEVPDPRLQVLADIVHPKRIVPTAFEFVDIAGLVKGASQGEGLGNRFLAHIREVDAIVHVVRCFENSDITHVAGTVDPLRDIDIINVELILADLETVAKRLDRARKNMKSGDKRFKVEVEALERIQAALESERPARSVELNEEEAIILRDLHLLTAKPVLYVANVGEDDLLDPSANPYVQQVEERAKSEGSEVVVVCAQLESEVADLDGEDRDAFLRDLGLEEPGLHRLIRKAYQLLGLITFFTAGEPEVRAWTIRQGTKAPQAAGVIHSDFERGFIRAEVVAYDDLVAAGSFQAAREQGKMRLEGKDYVVQDGDVCYFRFNV, encoded by the coding sequence ATGTCACTTCAGGCTGGGATCGTCGGCCTCCCGAACGTCGGCAAGTCAACACTCTTCAACGCCATCACGAAGGCGGGTGCGGAGGCGGCGAATTATCCCTTTTGCACGATTGACCCCAATGTGGGCGTGGTCGAGGTTCCAGACCCGCGGCTCCAGGTGCTCGCAGACATCGTCCATCCAAAACGGATTGTTCCGACGGCCTTTGAGTTCGTCGATATCGCGGGACTCGTGAAGGGCGCAAGTCAGGGCGAGGGTCTGGGCAATCGATTTCTCGCGCACATCCGCGAGGTAGACGCCATCGTGCACGTCGTGCGATGCTTTGAAAACAGCGATATCACGCACGTCGCCGGCACGGTGGATCCGCTTCGAGACATCGACATCATCAACGTGGAACTGATCCTGGCGGATTTGGAGACGGTGGCGAAGCGACTGGACCGCGCTCGGAAGAACATGAAAAGCGGCGACAAGCGCTTCAAAGTCGAGGTGGAGGCGCTTGAGCGGATTCAAGCTGCGCTCGAATCGGAGCGGCCGGCGAGATCCGTCGAGTTGAACGAGGAAGAGGCAATCATCCTGCGAGACCTTCACCTGTTGACTGCAAAGCCGGTGCTGTACGTCGCGAACGTTGGGGAAGATGACCTCCTGGATCCGTCTGCGAATCCCTACGTTCAACAGGTCGAGGAGAGGGCCAAGTCCGAGGGATCGGAAGTGGTCGTGGTGTGCGCACAGCTCGAGTCAGAGGTTGCGGACCTCGACGGGGAGGACCGCGACGCCTTCCTGCGCGATCTCGGCCTCGAAGAACCAGGGCTTCATCGTTTGATTCGCAAGGCGTACCAACTCCTCGGGCTCATCACGTTCTTCACGGCAGGTGAACCTGAGGTCCGGGCCTGGACCATACGCCAAGGAACGAAAGCGCCGCAAGCCGCCGGCGTCATCCACTCCGATTTCGAGCGCGGCTTCATCCGGGCCGAAGTGGTCGCTTATGACGATCTCGTTGCGGCCGGAAGCTTTCAAGCAGCCCGAGAACAGGGGAAGATGCGGTTGGAAGGGAAGGATTACGTCGTTCAAGACGGCGACGTTTGCTACTTCCGGTTCAATGTCTGA
- a CDS encoding molybdopterin-containing oxidoreductase family protein, which produces MKVKTACPIDCYDACAFVAEVGEDGEIRLSGNPEHPITRGTICNRGRQLAVRRNSRDRVLYPLKREGDEWVRISWEQAMREIAQEVRRTLEEVGHHGILHYYDWGSGGLLKSLNQRFFYGLGGCSEAIGSLCWDAGIRAQTYDFGQANSHAPEDMAQHAQAIVVWGRNVANTNVHMIPFIREAQARGAKLVVISALPQDLARRADKVLYPRPGTDGLLALAALRICRDEGWLDHAFLRDRAVGWEDLASDLDRYDLDEVARWTDVPIEEIRFLAELYGKTRPVCTLLGIGMQRYAQGGQTIRAIDALAAATGQVGVPGGGVNYAQRQLGRFYDEEAITNRRGANVREMLRPTLAADLLAADPPIQVMFVTRSNPVAQVPDSGRLRGALGRVRCKVVIDTFMTATAECADYVLPCTNVLEEEDVVYTTMWHDCVSYARPVVPPRGEARPEWQIFRDLAVALERPEIMEGDVDTWIRQALRRWPEGKLQELRERGFVRLGVPSVPWQDGRFLTPSGKFEFASSLAVKDGHSAVARIDVGRFPQDADLPYTLLTVHPRKWQMSQRDTLPEAKGPYPIAELGWEVAAERGIQDGDWVRVRNKKASVIARARVQTEGHPRVVRMEIGWHGQGVTLNDFTSDGLADFGIQAALYDCLCDVEKVAFAPDENARASGKEALAHQV; this is translated from the coding sequence ATGAAGGTCAAGACGGCGTGTCCGATTGACTGTTACGATGCCTGTGCGTTCGTGGCCGAGGTCGGGGAAGACGGGGAGATTCGCTTGAGCGGGAACCCCGAGCATCCCATTACGCGCGGCACCATCTGCAACCGCGGGCGGCAACTCGCGGTTCGGCGGAACAGCCGCGATCGCGTGCTCTATCCCTTGAAGCGCGAAGGAGATGAATGGGTCCGCATCTCGTGGGAGCAGGCGATGCGCGAGATTGCCCAAGAGGTTCGGCGGACGCTCGAAGAGGTGGGGCATCACGGGATTTTGCATTACTACGACTGGGGATCTGGCGGGCTGCTCAAGTCCTTGAACCAGCGCTTCTTCTACGGGCTCGGAGGCTGCTCGGAAGCCATCGGCAGCCTGTGTTGGGACGCGGGCATCCGGGCTCAGACGTACGATTTCGGGCAGGCCAATAGCCATGCGCCCGAAGACATGGCCCAACATGCGCAGGCCATCGTGGTGTGGGGCCGCAACGTGGCGAATACCAACGTGCACATGATCCCGTTCATTCGCGAGGCACAGGCGCGAGGCGCCAAGCTCGTGGTCATCAGCGCGCTGCCGCAGGATTTGGCGCGGCGCGCCGACAAAGTCCTCTATCCTCGCCCGGGCACGGATGGCCTGTTGGCCTTAGCGGCGCTTCGCATCTGCCGCGACGAGGGCTGGCTTGATCACGCGTTCTTGCGCGATCGCGCCGTTGGATGGGAGGACCTGGCTTCGGATTTGGACCGGTACGATCTCGACGAAGTGGCGCGATGGACGGATGTGCCTATCGAGGAGATTCGTTTTCTGGCGGAGCTGTACGGGAAGACGAGGCCCGTCTGCACGCTGCTCGGCATTGGCATGCAGCGATACGCGCAGGGGGGACAGACCATACGCGCCATTGACGCGCTCGCCGCAGCCACGGGCCAGGTCGGCGTTCCGGGGGGCGGTGTGAACTACGCGCAGCGGCAACTGGGCCGGTTTTATGACGAGGAAGCCATCACGAATCGCCGCGGGGCGAATGTCCGCGAGATGCTGCGCCCCACGCTGGCCGCGGATTTGCTTGCGGCCGATCCGCCCATCCAGGTCATGTTTGTCACGCGCAGCAACCCAGTTGCGCAGGTCCCGGACAGTGGCCGTCTGCGTGGGGCCTTGGGCCGGGTTCGCTGCAAAGTCGTGATCGACACGTTCATGACGGCCACGGCGGAATGCGCGGATTACGTACTGCCGTGCACCAACGTGCTCGAGGAAGAGGACGTCGTGTACACCACCATGTGGCACGACTGTGTCAGCTACGCTCGGCCGGTGGTACCGCCTCGCGGAGAGGCCAGGCCCGAATGGCAAATCTTTCGCGATCTCGCCGTCGCTCTCGAGCGACCAGAGATCATGGAGGGTGACGTGGATACGTGGATTCGCCAAGCGCTCAGGCGTTGGCCGGAGGGCAAGCTGCAGGAACTCCGTGAGCGCGGTTTTGTCCGGCTCGGAGTTCCGAGTGTACCTTGGCAGGACGGGCGATTCCTCACGCCGAGCGGCAAGTTTGAGTTTGCCTCGTCCCTGGCGGTGAAAGATGGCCATTCGGCCGTCGCGCGCATCGATGTGGGGAGGTTTCCGCAGGACGCCGACTTGCCGTACACGCTGCTGACTGTGCACCCGCGGAAGTGGCAGATGTCGCAGCGCGACACACTTCCGGAGGCGAAGGGACCGTATCCCATCGCGGAACTAGGTTGGGAAGTCGCCGCTGAGCGAGGAATCCAGGATGGAGACTGGGTAAGGGTGCGAAACAAGAAGGCGAGCGTGATTGCGCGAGCCCGCGTTCAGACCGAGGGTCACCCGCGCGTGGTGCGGATGGAGATTGGCTGGCACGGCCAGGGCGTGACCTTGAACGACTTCACGTCGGATGGCTTGGCCGACTTCGGCATTCAAGCGGCGCTGTATGACTGCCTGTGCGACGTGGAGAAGGTCGCTTTCGCTCCCGATGAAAACGCGAGAGCGTCCGGGAAGGAAGCTCTCGCACATCAGGTCTGA
- a CDS encoding DUF951 domain-containing protein — MQVSFGLGDIVRMKKPHACGENRWEIIRMGMDIRIKCQRCGHSVLIPRSRFERLIRAVLERRGTVDEGQDGVSD, encoded by the coding sequence GTGCAGGTCTCGTTTGGGCTTGGCGACATCGTCCGGATGAAAAAACCGCACGCGTGTGGCGAAAACCGCTGGGAAATCATCCGCATGGGGATGGATATCCGCATCAAGTGCCAGCGCTGCGGCCACAGTGTCCTGATTCCGCGATCGCGCTTTGAACGGCTGATTCGTGCGGTTTTGGAGAGGAGAGGAACGGTCGATGAAGGTCAAGACGGCGTGTCCGATTGA
- a CDS encoding mechanosensitive ion channel family protein: MTLWADLRQKALSDIPSLEVVIWDAIRIAIFFALAQFLIRVGVRITRRMLSLHARMDERRRKTLESLFTNVIRYTVYFVLVVEILSLFHVNVSAILASAGIVGVAVGFGAQSLVKDLISGLFILFEDQYGVGDIVQINGFKGTVISIGIRLTRIQAWTGEVQVIPNGQITSVTNYSRTHSTAVIDVTVPYDVDVDLVKSIMQRVLLGLQEERPDVVTGPVEVLGVQDVSNTNLVIRATAVCAPTKNGEIEREAHERIKEELDRALHENEEAQGTTGGELAAE; encoded by the coding sequence GTGACACTTTGGGCTGACCTTCGACAAAAGGCGCTTTCCGACATCCCGAGTCTCGAGGTAGTGATTTGGGACGCCATCCGGATCGCCATCTTCTTCGCCCTGGCGCAATTCCTGATACGCGTCGGTGTTCGCATCACGCGGCGCATGTTGTCTCTTCACGCCAGGATGGACGAGCGCCGGCGAAAGACGCTTGAATCGCTGTTCACGAACGTCATCCGGTACACGGTATACTTTGTGTTGGTGGTCGAAATTCTGTCGCTCTTCCACGTCAACGTGTCCGCCATCCTTGCGAGCGCGGGCATTGTCGGCGTAGCCGTCGGATTTGGAGCGCAGAGCTTGGTGAAAGATCTGATTTCGGGTCTTTTTATCCTGTTCGAAGACCAGTATGGTGTCGGAGACATCGTGCAGATCAACGGGTTCAAGGGCACGGTGATTTCCATCGGCATCCGTCTCACCAGGATCCAGGCGTGGACCGGCGAGGTTCAGGTCATTCCCAACGGTCAAATCACCAGCGTGACCAACTACTCGCGTACGCATTCGACGGCCGTGATCGACGTCACCGTTCCCTACGATGTGGACGTGGATCTCGTGAAATCCATCATGCAACGCGTGCTTCTCGGGCTCCAAGAGGAACGCCCCGACGTCGTGACGGGACCGGTTGAAGTCCTCGGCGTGCAGGATGTCTCCAACACGAATCTCGTCATCCGGGCCACTGCGGTGTGCGCTCCCACCAAAAACGGCGAGATTGAGCGCGAGGCGCACGAGCGCATCAAGGAAGAATTGGACCGTGCGCTCCACGAGAACGAGGAAGCGCAAGGAACAACGGGCGGCGAGCTTGCTGCAGAGTAA
- the yyaC gene encoding spore protease YyaC, which yields MNRLSTDASLQSAQHFGGRVSMESPDAVSTLEHQLDAAFAQYGRLPMVIVCVGTDRSTGDAFGPIVGSRLTRSVKLAGVHVLGTLDEPVHAVNLQATLQRIDDWYPVKPFVIAVDACLGKFDHVGQIAVDVGPLRPGAGVKKVLPEFGDLCITGVVNVSGFMEYFVLQNTRLAIVMRMADIVAEALTASLIRWYERHPAMKLGM from the coding sequence GTGAATCGCCTGTCCACAGACGCTTCTTTGCAGAGCGCTCAGCACTTCGGCGGGCGCGTTTCGATGGAAAGCCCGGATGCGGTGTCCACCCTTGAGCACCAACTCGATGCGGCGTTCGCACAATACGGTAGACTGCCCATGGTCATCGTTTGTGTGGGGACGGATCGTTCAACAGGAGACGCATTCGGCCCCATCGTCGGATCCCGGTTGACGCGCAGCGTCAAGCTGGCGGGTGTGCATGTCCTGGGCACGCTGGATGAGCCCGTTCACGCCGTCAACCTGCAGGCGACGCTGCAGAGAATCGACGACTGGTATCCGGTCAAGCCGTTCGTGATCGCCGTTGACGCATGTCTGGGAAAGTTTGATCACGTCGGTCAGATTGCCGTCGATGTTGGGCCGTTGCGCCCTGGTGCTGGCGTCAAGAAGGTTCTTCCGGAGTTTGGCGATTTGTGCATCACGGGCGTCGTGAACGTCTCGGGCTTTATGGAGTACTTTGTGCTGCAGAATACGCGACTCGCCATCGTGATGCGAATGGCCGATATCGTAGCGGAAGCCCTGACTGCGAGCCTGATACGCTGGTACGAGCGACATCCCGCCATGAAATTGGGGATGTGA
- a CDS encoding DUF4446 family protein: MGLSILQPYALDIALFSGIVAIICLVIASVALSRSARLKRKFNRLKEVTSAADLERVFEETKDAVRKLEMKLREAEEHLREIEEALQSKVSTPAILRYNAFAEVGSDLSYSVALIDGKGDGVVITSIYGREDSVTYGKPVQGGDSPYMLTEEERAVIEEALHGAPRQRTTAQIS; encoded by the coding sequence ATGGGGCTTTCTATTCTTCAGCCTTATGCGCTGGACATCGCGCTGTTCAGCGGCATTGTGGCGATCATCTGTCTCGTCATCGCGTCTGTCGCTTTGTCGCGCTCCGCGCGCTTGAAGCGGAAGTTCAACCGGTTGAAAGAGGTCACGAGCGCAGCGGATCTCGAGCGGGTGTTCGAAGAAACCAAAGACGCAGTTCGCAAACTCGAAATGAAACTGCGCGAAGCTGAAGAGCATCTCCGTGAGATAGAAGAAGCGCTTCAGTCCAAAGTCTCGACGCCCGCCATCCTGCGCTACAACGCCTTCGCTGAGGTGGGTAGCGACCTGAGCTACTCGGTCGCGCTCATCGACGGAAAGGGCGACGGCGTTGTGATTACCTCGATTTATGGAAGAGAGGACTCCGTCACGTATGGCAAGCCGGTGCAGGGCGGGGATTCCCCGTATATGCTGACGGAGGAGGAGCGAGCGGTGATCGAGGAAGCCCTTCACGGGGCGCCTCGACAGCGAACCACAGCTCAGATTTCCTGA
- a CDS encoding DUF554 domain-containing protein, whose protein sequence is MAHHVVPRGDSMFLIGTIVDVIAIVVGTAIGYMLPRIPDRMRETVTIGVALCVIAIGLSMALSDMNDIVLIIFSVVMGAVTGELLQIEMRLDRVAHQLEDRFRRLYRGPIAQGFISATLLFCVGSMSIVGAVQDGLQGDHKTLFAKSVLDGFSAVVLTSTLGPGVGLAAIPVLVYQGLIALISHWFGSFLDTPLVIEPITAAGGLLIVAIGIQLAGLRRISVPNLLPAIVIAPMVKVVIHAISHM, encoded by the coding sequence ATGGCTCACCATGTTGTGCCGCGAGGTGACTCCATGTTTCTAATTGGTACGATTGTCGACGTCATCGCGATTGTAGTGGGAACAGCGATTGGATACATGCTGCCCCGTATTCCCGATCGGATGCGCGAAACCGTAACGATCGGCGTGGCGCTGTGCGTCATCGCCATTGGACTCAGCATGGCGCTCAGCGATATGAATGACATCGTTCTCATCATCTTTTCCGTGGTGATGGGCGCGGTGACAGGCGAACTTCTTCAAATCGAGATGCGGTTGGATCGCGTGGCTCATCAGTTGGAAGACCGTTTCCGCCGGCTGTATCGAGGTCCCATCGCGCAGGGTTTTATTTCTGCAACACTCCTGTTCTGTGTCGGATCCATGTCCATCGTGGGCGCAGTGCAAGACGGGTTGCAGGGCGATCATAAGACGCTCTTCGCAAAGTCCGTGCTTGATGGATTCTCCGCAGTGGTGCTGACCTCAACGTTGGGACCAGGCGTCGGACTTGCTGCAATACCGGTTCTGGTGTACCAAGGTCTGATTGCACTCATCTCCCATTGGTTCGGAAGTTTCTTGGACACGCCGTTGGTCATTGAACCGATTACGGCGGCAGGGGGTCTTCTGATTGTCGCCATTGGGATCCAACTCGCGGGACTGCGCAGAATCTCAGTTCCCAATCTATTACCCGCTATCGTCATTGCGCCCATGGTCAAGGTGGTGATTCACGCCATTTCGCACATGTGA
- a CDS encoding ParB/RepB/Spo0J family partition protein yields MAKRGLGRGLDALIPQLNVSDEDQIVQIDIRDLRPNPYQPRRTFNEEKLQELCDSIREHGILQPLIVRRSQVKGFDIVAGERRYRAAKMAGLQVVPAVVRDLSDVLLMEIALIENLQREDLNPIEIADAYAKLIEKCHLTQDELAKRVGQSRSHITNMLRLLQLPAQIQDMVSRGTLTMGHARALLSVENEEDQLRLAEQTVKEAWSVRKLEMVIYQPKKVSRETDKPSLPTEYRRYQEQVQAYLGTSVRIQPGKKRGKIEIDYYSEDDLRRIMDLMLAHAP; encoded by the coding sequence GTGGCTAAACGTGGTCTGGGCCGTGGTTTGGACGCCTTGATCCCGCAGCTCAACGTCTCGGACGAAGATCAGATTGTGCAGATTGATATTCGGGATCTTCGGCCGAATCCGTATCAGCCGCGGCGAACGTTTAATGAAGAGAAATTGCAGGAGTTGTGTGACTCGATTCGAGAACATGGGATTCTTCAACCCCTGATTGTCCGGCGGAGCCAGGTGAAAGGATTCGATATCGTCGCTGGCGAGCGGCGATACCGGGCTGCCAAAATGGCGGGGCTGCAGGTCGTGCCGGCGGTGGTTCGGGACCTGAGCGATGTCCTGCTGATGGAAATTGCCCTGATTGAGAATTTGCAACGCGAAGATCTCAATCCCATCGAGATCGCGGATGCGTACGCCAAGCTGATCGAGAAATGCCACTTGACGCAGGATGAGCTCGCCAAGCGGGTGGGACAGAGTCGAAGTCACATCACGAACATGTTGAGATTGCTCCAGCTTCCGGCTCAAATTCAGGACATGGTTTCACGTGGAACATTGACGATGGGCCACGCGCGTGCACTGCTCTCAGTGGAAAATGAAGAGGATCAGCTTCGGCTGGCGGAGCAGACGGTGAAGGAAGCATGGAGCGTGCGAAAGTTGGAGATGGTCATCTACCAGCCGAAAAAGGTTTCACGTGAAACCGACAAACCCTCGCTTCCGACCGAATACCGGCGCTATCAAGAACAGGTTCAAGCCTATTTGGGCACCTCGGTGCGCATTCAGCCGGGCAAAAAGCGGGGGAAGATCGAGATCGACTATTATTCGGAGGATGATCTGCGGCGCATCATGGACCTCATGTTGGCGCACGCTCCATGA